Below is a genomic region from Ketogulonicigenium vulgare WSH-001.
ATAACGGCATCCAAAAGCTGGGCCGATGTGTAATCGCGCGGGGCTGCGGGGGCGTTTTCGGGCATGAGGGGCGCAGTCATTGCGTCACCTTTTGCGCGGGCGCGCTCATGCAGATCATCGTCGGGCGCGAATTGCGGGTAATTAGGGTCATTGTCCTCTCGGGCGGCACGCCGGTTAGCCACGGCGCGGGGCATTACAATTAATATAGCAGGGCGGGTGGGGAATCTCAATGGATGCTGACCACCCAAATGGACTTGCGCAATTAATGAAAAGAAGAATGTCCCTTGAAGGAAGATTTGCAAAGGTGTAGGCAGGGCGACATGCAAGGCTTCGTGTATTTTGACATTCATGACCGCCAGCGCCTTCCGGGGCGTTTCTTTGGCGTGACCCAATCGGTCCTCGCGCGACTTTGATCGCGCGGGTGGGCTGCTGCTGCACAGCCCGCCCCATGCGCCCTGCCGTCTTTTGACAGCCCATTCGCGCCGGCACCGCCGGACGCTGCTTAGCAATGCAAGAGATACCTATGTCCAAGACACTCTATGATAAAATCTGGGATGCCCATGTCGCACATCAGGCGGATGACGGCACCTGTCTGCTGTATATCGACCGCCATCTGGTTCACGAAGTGACCAGCCCGCAGGCGTTCGAAGGCCTGCGCATGGCGGGCCGCAAGGTGCATGCGCCTGAAAAGACGATCGCTGTGCCCGATCACAACGTGCCGACCACCTGGGACCGCGCCAAGGGGATCGAGAACGAAGAATCGCGTATTCAGGTCGATGCGCTGGATAAAAACGCGCGCGAATTTGGCGTGGTCTATTATCCGGTGAACGATATCCGTCAGGGAATCGTTCATATTATCGGGCCCGAGCAGGGCTGGACGCTGCCCGGCATGACCATTGTGTGCGGCGACAGCCATACCGCGACGCATGGTGCATTCGGCGCGCTGGCGCATGGCATCGGCACATCCGAGGTCGAGCATGTGCTGGCGACCCAGACGCTGATCCAGAAGAAATCCAAAAATATGAAGGTCGAAATCACCGGCAAGCTGCGCCCCGGTGTCACGGCCAAAGATATCACGCTGGCGGTGATCGGCCTGACGGGCACTGCGGGCGGCACCGGCCATGTCATCGAATACTGCGGCGAGGCGATTCGCAGCCTGTCGATGGAAGGCCGCATGACCGTCTGCAATATGGCGATCGAGGGCGGCGCACGCGCCGGCCTGATCGCGCCGGACGAGACGACCTTTGCCTATGTCAAAGGTCGCCCCCATGCGCCTGCCGCCGAACATTGGGACAAAGCTGTCGCGTGGTGGAAGACTCTGTTCACAGACGAGGGCGCCCATTTCGACAAGGTCGTGACCATCCGCGGCGAGGATATCGCCCCCGTCGTCACCTGGGGCACATCGCCCGAGGATGTGCTGCCCATCACCAGCGCCGTGCCTGCACCCGAGGATTTCGAGGGCGGCAAGATCGACGCTGCCCGCCGCAGTCTGGATTACATGGGCCTAGAGCCCGGCCAGCGTCTGGAAGACATCAAGATCGACGCCGTCTTTATCGGCAGCTGCACCAACGGCCGGATCGAAGATCTGCGCGCCGCCGCCTCCGTCCTGAAAGGCCGCAAGCTGGCCGAGGGCGTGCGCGGTATGGTTGTTCCCGGCTCGGGCCTTGTGCGACTGCAGGCCGAGGAAGAGGGACTGGCCGATATCTTTAAGGACGCAGGCTTTGAATGGCGTCTGGCGGGATGTTCGATGTGCCTTGGCATGAACCCCGACCAGATGGGCCCAGGCGAGCGCTGCGCCGCGACGTCGAACCGCAATTTCGAGGGGCGGATGGGGCGCGGCTCGCGCACGCATCTGATGTCGCCCGTCATGGCCGCCGCCGCCGCAATCACCGGTCGTCTGACCGATGTGCGCGATTTCCTGCCCGCTGAATAAGGGGAAAGATGATGGATAAGTTTACGCGCCTGACCGGGATCGCCGCGCCCATGCCGCTGGTGAATATCGACACCGATATGATCATCCCCAAACAGTTTCTAAAGACGATCAAGCGCTCGGGCCTGGGCGTCCATGCCTTTGACGAGATGCGCTATGACGCGGCCGGCAATGAAAACCCTGATTTCATCCTGAACAAGCCTGCCTATCGCGCATCCGAGATTATCGTTGCGGGGGATAACTTTGGCTGCGGCTCATCGCGCGAACACGCGCCTTGGGCGCTGCTGGATTTTGGCATCCGCTGCGTGATCTCGACCAGCTTTGCCGATATCTTTTACAACAACTGCTTTAAGAACGGCATCCTGCCGATCACCCTGCCGCAAGAGATGGTCGATATCCTGATGGATGATGCCGAAAAGGGCGCGAATGCCCGTATCACGGTGGATCTCGAGGCGCAGACGGTGACCACCTCGGACGGGCAGGTCATCGCCTTTGAGATGGATGCGTTTCGCAAACATTGTCTGGTGAACGGGCTGGATGACATCGGCCTGACGCTGGAGAAATCCCTGTCCATCGCCGATTACGAGGCAAAGCTAAACGCCGAGCGGCCCTGGGTCTGATGCGTTTTCCGCTCGCCATACTGGGGATCACCGCCATGGCGGGCAGTGCCTTGGCCGATACCCGTTTGGCGAGCTGGGATGTCGATCTGACGCGGGACGGCCCCGGTCTGCTGCTGCGGGATATCCTGCGCGAAAGCGATGATATTCTGGCTGTGGTGGATGCGATCGTGGCGGCAAAGGCCGATGTGCTGCTGCTGACCAGTTTCGACTATGATGCAGGGGGCGCGGCGCTGGGGGCTTTTGCCGATCTGCTGGCCGCACGCGGGGCGGATTATCCGCTGCGGATCGCGCAAGCGACCAATCGAGGCCTGCCCAGTGGCCAAGATCTGAACGGCAACGGCCGCTTGGGCGAGGCCGAGGATGCCTATGGCTGGGGCCG
It encodes:
- the leuC gene encoding 3-isopropylmalate dehydratase large subunit, with the translated sequence MSKTLYDKIWDAHVAHQADDGTCLLYIDRHLVHEVTSPQAFEGLRMAGRKVHAPEKTIAVPDHNVPTTWDRAKGIENEESRIQVDALDKNAREFGVVYYPVNDIRQGIVHIIGPEQGWTLPGMTIVCGDSHTATHGAFGALAHGIGTSEVEHVLATQTLIQKKSKNMKVEITGKLRPGVTAKDITLAVIGLTGTAGGTGHVIEYCGEAIRSLSMEGRMTVCNMAIEGGARAGLIAPDETTFAYVKGRPHAPAAEHWDKAVAWWKTLFTDEGAHFDKVVTIRGEDIAPVVTWGTSPEDVLPITSAVPAPEDFEGGKIDAARRSLDYMGLEPGQRLEDIKIDAVFIGSCTNGRIEDLRAAASVLKGRKLAEGVRGMVVPGSGLVRLQAEEEGLADIFKDAGFEWRLAGCSMCLGMNPDQMGPGERCAATSNRNFEGRMGRGSRTHLMSPVMAAAAAITGRLTDVRDFLPAE
- the leuD gene encoding 3-isopropylmalate dehydratase small subunit, whose translation is MDKFTRLTGIAAPMPLVNIDTDMIIPKQFLKTIKRSGLGVHAFDEMRYDAAGNENPDFILNKPAYRASEIIVAGDNFGCGSSREHAPWALLDFGIRCVISTSFADIFYNNCFKNGILPITLPQEMVDILMDDAEKGANARITVDLEAQTVTTSDGQVIAFEMDAFRKHCLVNGLDDIGLTLEKSLSIADYEAKLNAERPWV